The nucleotide sequence ACGTGAAGTAGGGCCGAAGGTTCCATCGGGCTTGCATCCATCACGAAGGAGGTCGGAGGAGCGTTGGCGGTCAGGATTCGTCTCAAGCGGATGGGAGCGAAGAAGCAGCCTTCTTACCGGATCGTGGTGGCCGACTCCCGGTCGGCGCGGGATGGGCGGTACGTCGCGCAGCTCGGGCACTACAACCCCCTGCGGGAGCCGCCGGAGGTCCGGGTGGACGTGGAGCAGACGTTGGAGTGGCTGAGTAAGGGAGCCCAGCCCTCCGAGTCGGTCAAGCTGCTGCTGGAGCGGGCGGGAGTTTGGAGGGCCTGGCAGGAGCGCCGGCGTGGTTCGGGCCGCGAGGCGCCGGCCGAGGACCAGGGGCAGACTGCGGCACCGGCGGAGGGATAGGAGGGTGAACGTGAAGGAGCTCGTCGAGTACATCGCGCGGGCGCTGGTCGATCACCCGGATCAGGTGGAAGTGCGGCAGGTCGAGGGCGAGCGGTCCATCATCCTCGAGCTGAAGGTGGCCCCTGAGGACATGGGCAAGGTCATCGGCAAGCAGGGCCGCATCGCGCAGGCGATCCGGATCGTCGCGAAGGCTGCGGCGCTGCGTGAGGGAAAGACGGTTCACGTCGAGATCCTCGATTGACGGGCCCGAGCCCGGCCCGCGATGGGTGAGCGTGGCGCAAGTCCTTGCTCCTCACGGCATCAGGGGGGAGGTACGCTGCCGGCTCTTGAGCGACGATCCCCGGCGGCTGGCCGCAGGAGCGACGGGATGGCTGCGGGTGGCAGGCCAGGAGCCTCGCCCGGCGCGGATCGTTGCGAGCAGGCCGGGGCCCCGGGGAGCGTTCCTGGTAAAGTTCGAGGGGGTCGGCGACCGATCCGCGGCGGAAGCACTGAGGGGGGCGCTCCTGCAGATTCCGGTGGAGCAGGTGCGGCCGCTGCCAGAGGGGAGCTTCTACTGGTTCGAAGTCGTGGGCATGGAGATGGTGGACGAGCAGGGCAAAGCGCTCGGGACGGTGAGCGCGATCGTGCGCTCGGCGGCGCATGACCTGTGGGAGGTCACGCCCTCGAGCGGCGGCCCGTCCTTCCTCGTGCCCGCGGTGCGGGCCTTCGTCCGCAGCGTCGATCGCTCGGCCCGCAGGATCGTCGTGAACTTGCCGCCGGAGCTGTGACATGGAGCGGTACCCCTTGGACATCGTGACGCTGGCGCCGGCGGCACTGGCGGCGGCGCTGGCGCACGGGGTGACGGGCCGGGCATGGCAGAGCGGCCTGGTGAGGATCCGGCTGTGGGACCTGCGAGAGTTCACCCGCGATCCCCATCGGAAGGTCGACGACGTGCCCTTCGGTGGGGGGAGCGGCATGGTGCTGATGCCGGAGCCCATGGTGCTGGCCGCCGAGCACGCCATCTCGTCGAGGCAGGAGCCGGAGCCTCCTGCGGTGCTGGTGCTGGCGGCGGCCGGCCGGCCCTTCGACCAGGCGATGGCCATGGAGCTCGCCCGCCGGCCCGGCGGGGTCGTCCTGCTGTGCGGGCGCTACGAGGGGATCGACGCGCGGGTAGCTCCGGCGCTGGGAGCCGAAGAGGTGGCCGTCGGAGAGATGGTCCTCTCTGCGGGCGAGCCGGCGGCGCTGGCCATCGTCGACGCGGTGGTGCGGCTGTTGCCCGGCGCCCTCGGCAACCCCCTCTCGGCGGCGGAGGAGTCCCTGGCCCCGGGGCCGAGCGGGGGATTGCTCGAGTACCCGCAGTATACCCGCCCGCGCCGTTTCCGCTCCATGGAGGTGCCGCCGGTGTTGCTGGAGGGCAACCACCAGGCGATAGCGGCCTGGCGGCGCCGGCAATCGCTCTGGCTGACCTGGCGGCGGCGGCCGCGGCTTCTCGAGCAGGCGGCCCTCGACGAGCAGGAGCGGGCACTGGTCGAACGCTGGCGCCACGAGTTGTCGCCAAACGATCCGCCATGGTAGAATGCGCGGTGCGACTTCGACGCCCCGTCCCGTGGCAATGGCCCGGGCTGGTGACGTGAAGGGAGTCTGTACGAGTCGTGGACTGGCAGCACGCGGTCGAAGCTCCGATGTTGCGCAAGGATCTGCCGGATTTCGCGCCCGGGGACACGGTGCGGGTGCACGTGAAGGTGGTCGAGGGCGACCGCGAGCGGGTGCAGGCGTTCGAGGGTATCGTGATCGCCCGGGATCACGGGGGCACCCGGGAGACGTTCACCGTTCGCAAGATCTCCTCGGGGATAGGCGTCGAGCGGGTCTTCCCGTTGCACTCTCCCTCCATCGACCACATCGAGGTCGTCCGCAGGGGCCGGGTACGGCGGGCCAAGCTCTACTACCTGCGCGAGCGCGTCGGCAAGAAGGCGAGGGTACGGGAGCGGCGGGCCTGACACGATGAGGGCGGGCCGGCGCAGGTGCAGGGCGTGCAGCGGGAGTCCGTGCTGGAGCTGCTCGAGGCCGTAGGCCTGGCCATCGGCCTGGCGGCGGTCATCATCCTGTTCGTGGCCCAGTCCTTCCTGGTCCAGGGACACTCCATGGAGCCCACGCTCCACAACGGCGAGCGCTTGCTGGTGGACAAACTGAGCTACCGGTTCCGCAGCCCGGAGCGAGGGGAGATCGTGGTCTTCCGGGTACCGACCGATCCGTCGCGCAAGTTCATCAAGCGGATCATCGGGGTTCCGGGAGACATGCTGGAGTTCCAGGGCGGGCGCGTGCTGCTCAACGGGAGGCCGCTCCAGGAGAGTTACGCCCGTGGCCCGACGCAAAGCCAGGTGGCCCGCACGGTCGTGCCTCCCGGGCGCTACTTCGTGCTGGGGGACAACCGCCTCAACAGCGACGACAGCCGTTTCGACGACGTCGGCTTCATTCCCCGCGACGCCATCATCGGGCGCGCCCTGCTGATTTACTGGCCGCTCTACCGGGCGAGCCTGGTCCAGGTGCCGGCCACTTTCGCGAGCGCGGCCCGCCCGTGACGGTGCCCGTCGGGGCGGGAGCAGGATAGAGCCTTCCAGGATCCGACGCTTCCGAGGATGGGACTCCCGCATGGAGGAAAGCGACGTTGCCCGGGCCCGGCGGCTCGCGGCCAGCAAGCAGATGATCCTCCTGGACCGGACAGGCGTCCGGGCCGTGCTCGGGCACTGTGCGCCCCCGGCTGCCGCACCGGCGTGCCAGGGGCGCCGGGCGGAGGGTTGCGCTCCCCTGCTGGTGCCGGCCGGCGAGCGGTGGGCAGGGGTGGACGAGGTGGGCCGGGGCCCCCTGGCAGGCCCGGTGGTGGCCTGCGCGTGCCTCCTGCCGCCGGGTTGGTGCCCGGAGGGCCTGCGCGACTCCAAGGCGCTCTCGCCGAGAGCGCGCCGGGAGCTGGCCCGCGTCATCCTGGAGCGGGCGGACGACGTGCGGGTGGCCGTCGCTTCCCACTTCCTGGTCGACCGGCTCAACGTGCTGCGAGCGTCGCTCGCCGCGATGGGCGCGGCAGCCGACGCTCTGGAAGGTGACGTGGGCCGCGTCGTCGTGGACGGTGCGTTGCCCTTGCCCCTCACCAGGCAATGGCCCCAGCAGGCGATGCCTCGGGCGGATGCCCGTGTCGCGTGCGTGGCCGCTGCGTCGGTGGTCGCGAAGGTCTTGCGCGACACCCTCATGGAGGCCCTGGCCCCCGCCTACCCGGGTTACGGGTGGGAGCGCAACAAGGGGTACGGGACTCCCCAGCACCTCGAGGCCCTCGCCGCCCTGGGTCCCTCGCCCCTGCACCGCCGCTCCTTTCGGCCCGTTTGGGAGGCCGGGAGCA is from Limnochorda sp. L945t and encodes:
- the rimM gene encoding ribosome maturation factor RimM (Essential for efficient processing of 16S rRNA), with product MAQVLAPHGIRGEVRCRLLSDDPRRLAAGATGWLRVAGQEPRPARIVASRPGPRGAFLVKFEGVGDRSAAEALRGALLQIPVEQVRPLPEGSFYWFEVVGMEMVDEQGKALGTVSAIVRSAAHDLWEVTPSSGGPSFLVPAVRAFVRSVDRSARRIVVNLPPEL
- the lepB gene encoding signal peptidase I, which codes for MQGVQRESVLELLEAVGLAIGLAAVIILFVAQSFLVQGHSMEPTLHNGERLLVDKLSYRFRSPERGEIVVFRVPTDPSRKFIKRIIGVPGDMLEFQGGRVLLNGRPLQESYARGPTQSQVARTVVPPGRYFVLGDNRLNSDDSRFDDVGFIPRDAIIGRALLIYWPLYRASLVQVPATFASAARP
- a CDS encoding ribonuclease HII codes for the protein MEESDVARARRLAASKQMILLDRTGVRAVLGHCAPPAAAPACQGRRAEGCAPLLVPAGERWAGVDEVGRGPLAGPVVACACLLPPGWCPEGLRDSKALSPRARRELARVILERADDVRVAVASHFLVDRLNVLRASLAAMGAAADALEGDVGRVVVDGALPLPLTRQWPQQAMPRADARVACVAAASVVAKVLRDTLMEALAPAYPGYGWERNKGYGTPQHLEALAALGPSPLHRRSFRPVWEAGSKPA
- a CDS encoding KH domain-containing protein translates to MKELVEYIARALVDHPDQVEVRQVEGERSIILELKVAPEDMGKVIGKQGRIAQAIRIVAKAAALREGKTVHVEILD
- the rplS gene encoding 50S ribosomal protein L19; the protein is MDWQHAVEAPMLRKDLPDFAPGDTVRVHVKVVEGDRERVQAFEGIVIARDHGGTRETFTVRKISSGIGVERVFPLHSPSIDHIEVVRRGRVRRAKLYYLRERVGKKARVRERRA
- the trmD gene encoding tRNA (guanosine(37)-N1)-methyltransferase TrmD, with translation MERYPLDIVTLAPAALAAALAHGVTGRAWQSGLVRIRLWDLREFTRDPHRKVDDVPFGGGSGMVLMPEPMVLAAEHAISSRQEPEPPAVLVLAAAGRPFDQAMAMELARRPGGVVLLCGRYEGIDARVAPALGAEEVAVGEMVLSAGEPAALAIVDAVVRLLPGALGNPLSAAEESLAPGPSGGLLEYPQYTRPRRFRSMEVPPVLLEGNHQAIAAWRRRQSLWLTWRRRPRLLEQAALDEQERALVERWRHELSPNDPPW
- the rpsP gene encoding 30S ribosomal protein S16, with the protein product MAVRIRLKRMGAKKQPSYRIVVADSRSARDGRYVAQLGHYNPLREPPEVRVDVEQTLEWLSKGAQPSESVKLLLERAGVWRAWQERRRGSGREAPAEDQGQTAAPAEG